A genome region from Natronosalvus rutilus includes the following:
- a CDS encoding cytochrome c oxidase subunit 3 has protein sequence MTSTPPPHARSDPPNTPDTSGDGDGDDHAHHRSGWPIVSAAGAAVLYVGFALLALAFGVETVPAFLGFAVALLGGGLLLTGLFGWLRQAFLRHQDRSVADPEARRTYVTTMILFLATDLGTFGAGFIYYVFVRVGTWPPADLPPLLGSLVAINTALLLVSSVTFHFAHDFLERGRDRAFLGLLGLTVLLGVVFLAGQALEYYEFVVHEGFSITDGVFASAFYGLTGLHGLHVALGVVLLSIVLVRGARGQYAPERDTSVATVGLYWHFVDAVWLFLVATLYVGAVVSV, from the coding sequence GACACCTCCGGTGACGGCGACGGGGACGATCATGCCCACCACCGAAGCGGCTGGCCCATCGTGAGCGCCGCAGGCGCAGCCGTGCTGTACGTCGGATTCGCGCTTCTCGCCCTGGCGTTCGGCGTCGAGACCGTCCCGGCTTTCCTCGGTTTCGCGGTCGCGCTTCTCGGCGGCGGACTCCTGCTAACCGGACTGTTCGGCTGGCTCCGACAGGCGTTCCTCCGTCACCAGGACCGTTCCGTAGCCGACCCGGAGGCGCGACGCACCTACGTCACGACGATGATCCTCTTTCTCGCGACCGACCTCGGCACCTTCGGTGCCGGCTTCATATACTACGTATTCGTCCGCGTCGGAACGTGGCCCCCCGCCGACCTCCCGCCGCTGCTCGGTTCCCTCGTCGCAATCAACACCGCGCTCCTGCTCGTCAGCAGCGTCACGTTCCACTTCGCCCACGACTTCCTCGAGCGCGGACGCGACCGGGCGTTCCTCGGCCTTCTCGGCCTGACCGTCCTCCTGGGCGTCGTCTTCCTCGCCGGCCAGGCCCTCGAGTACTACGAGTTCGTCGTCCACGAGGGGTTCTCGATCACCGACGGGGTGTTCGCCAGCGCGTTCTACGGGTTGACGGGGCTTCACGGTCTCCACGTCGCCCTCGGCGTGGTGTTGCTCTCGATCGTCCTCGTTCGCGGTGCGCGCGGCCAGTACGCCCCCGAGCGAGACACGTCCGTCGCGACCGTGGGGCTGTACTGGCACTTCGTCGACGCGGTCTGGCTCTTCCTCGTGGCCACGCTGTACGTCGGAGCGGTCGTTTCGGTCTGA
- a CDS encoding DUF6789 family protein translates to MPDPALLRIGLFVAILLGCLVIAHRATRHGARPDGGTHVSRDLTVDVASVRAGLERWTTTTNHREIGLLYIAFGTLAGIWGGIDGMMMRTELLVPAASVWNEPTYNELFTSHGITMLFFFVTPIFFGIGNYFLPLLLGADDMAFPRLNAIGFWMLPPALLLARAGLVSEVTAKFLGLLFGENALVDFFGALSEPGVGWTLYVPLSVQTANPQIDLLLLGLHLSGIATTLAAINFIVTIFYERAADVTWARLDIFSWTILTTSALVVFAFPLLGSAIVLLLLDRNVGTTFYAIEGGGPLLWQHLFWFFGHPEVYIIFLPAAGLMSLILPKFCGRTLFGYQFVVYSTLAIGVLSFGVWAHHMFVTGMDPRLRAGFMVTTIAIAVPSAIKVFNWMTTIWDGTVRLTAPMILCVASILTFVIAGVTGIFLAVVPINVTYHGTYYVVGHFHLIVMGIIPFMMFAASYYWYPIITGRLFDRRLARFQAALLVVGSTTTFTVLVILGVLELPRRYADYPPAYAPLQQIATIGAYLIGISVLLWLYNMLWSYWAGPPVDDADVWDLKKSEQFTREWQWFERRLEDEYGIEPSEPATTRPASTTDPTIGSPSISRQIRPLVGSVTENVFVGAVAGLVGTLLMTVVLAVGVAIGVFHLQAFTELAGLIGAPERASVGYALFVLAGSTVWPLLFLTIARYLPGRTPIARGLSFATIVTSGFLLAFYTDQAGLALVGYVGLSILAHWAYGVGLGAALDYASYRWDVEV, encoded by the coding sequence ATGCCCGATCCCGCCCTCCTGCGTATCGGGCTCTTCGTCGCGATTTTGCTCGGCTGTCTCGTCATCGCTCACCGCGCGACCCGACACGGCGCTCGTCCGGACGGCGGGACCCACGTCAGTCGCGACCTGACGGTCGACGTCGCCAGCGTTCGGGCCGGACTCGAGCGCTGGACGACGACCACTAACCATCGCGAGATCGGCCTGCTGTACATTGCGTTCGGCACCCTCGCCGGCATCTGGGGCGGCATCGACGGGATGATGATGCGGACGGAGTTGCTCGTCCCCGCTGCCTCGGTCTGGAACGAACCGACGTACAACGAACTGTTCACGTCCCACGGCATCACGATGCTCTTCTTCTTCGTGACGCCCATCTTCTTCGGCATCGGGAACTACTTCCTGCCGCTCTTGCTGGGAGCCGACGACATGGCGTTCCCCCGACTCAACGCCATCGGGTTCTGGATGCTCCCGCCGGCCCTCCTGCTGGCTCGAGCGGGGCTCGTCTCGGAGGTAACGGCGAAGTTCCTCGGATTGCTGTTCGGCGAGAACGCGCTCGTCGACTTCTTCGGGGCGCTGAGCGAACCCGGGGTAGGGTGGACGTTGTACGTGCCGCTGTCGGTCCAGACGGCGAATCCGCAGATCGACCTCCTCCTCCTGGGGCTCCACCTGAGTGGCATCGCGACGACGCTCGCGGCGATTAACTTCATCGTCACCATCTTCTACGAACGCGCTGCGGACGTCACCTGGGCGCGCCTGGACATCTTCTCGTGGACGATCCTCACGACCAGTGCGCTCGTCGTCTTCGCGTTCCCGCTCCTGGGGAGCGCCATCGTCCTGTTGTTGCTCGACCGGAACGTCGGGACGACCTTCTACGCAATTGAGGGCGGCGGACCGTTGCTGTGGCAGCACCTCTTCTGGTTCTTCGGTCACCCCGAGGTGTACATTATCTTCCTCCCGGCGGCAGGGCTGATGAGCCTCATCTTGCCGAAGTTCTGCGGACGGACGCTCTTTGGCTACCAGTTCGTCGTCTACTCGACGCTGGCCATCGGCGTCCTCAGCTTCGGCGTGTGGGCCCACCACATGTTCGTCACGGGGATGGATCCCCGCCTCCGCGCCGGGTTCATGGTCACGACCATCGCCATCGCCGTCCCGAGCGCGATCAAGGTGTTCAACTGGATGACGACCATCTGGGACGGCACCGTCCGCCTGACGGCGCCGATGATTCTCTGTGTCGCCTCCATCCTCACCTTCGTCATCGCCGGCGTCACGGGGATTTTCCTCGCCGTGGTTCCCATCAACGTCACCTACCACGGGACCTACTACGTCGTCGGCCACTTCCACCTGATCGTGATGGGGATCATCCCGTTCATGATGTTCGCCGCGAGCTACTACTGGTACCCTATCATCACCGGCCGGCTGTTCGACCGCCGGCTGGCCCGTTTCCAGGCGGCCCTGCTCGTGGTCGGTTCGACGACCACCTTCACCGTCCTCGTGATCCTCGGCGTGCTCGAACTGCCCCGTCGCTACGCCGACTACCCGCCGGCGTACGCCCCCCTCCAGCAAATTGCCACGATCGGCGCCTACCTGATCGGCATCAGCGTCCTGCTGTGGCTCTACAACATGCTCTGGTCGTACTGGGCTGGCCCGCCGGTCGACGACGCCGACGTCTGGGACCTCAAGAAATCCGAGCAGTTCACCCGCGAGTGGCAGTGGTTCGAGCGCCGCCTCGAGGACGAGTACGGCATCGAACCGAGCGAACCGGCGACCACGAGGCCGGCGTCGACCACCGACCCCACAATCGGGAGTCCGTCGATCTCGAGGCAAATCCGTCCGCTGGTGGGATCGGTCACCGAGAACGTGTTCGTCGGGGCCGTCGCGGGACTGGTCGGGACCCTCCTGATGACCGTCGTGCTGGCCGTGGGCGTCGCCATCGGCGTCTTTCACCTCCAGGCGTTCACGGAACTGGCGGGCCTGATCGGCGCCCCCGAGCGCGCGTCCGTCGGGTACGCGCTGTTCGTCCTGGCCGGGTCGACCGTCTGGCCGCTGTTGTTCCTCACCATCGCTCGCTACCTCCCCGGTCGGACGCCCATCGCTCGCGGTCTCTCGTTCGCGACCATCGTCACTTCGGGATTCCTGCTCGCGTTTTACACCGACCAGGCTGGGCTCGCCCTCGTCGGCTACGTCGGCCTCTCGATACTCGCCCACTGGGCCTACGGCGTCGGCCTGGGTGCCGCGCTCGACTACGCCTCGTACAGATGGGACGTGGAGGTTTGA
- the coxB gene encoding cytochrome c oxidase subunit II: MEGRYVRLVRWLIVATVGSVAMTMPVAAQSANRDLIDGLYVQLLYVALPLTLFVLVILSYAVVRFRDNEDPRPTTEDPALEITWTVATAVILLFVGVSSYAVLASPYLSPGVLSDEDLAGTGDNPVEVAEDDMVVEIVAYQWGWQATYPEANVTTQDVIVVPADRDVAFVMTSRDVIHSFAVPSLGLRQDVFPEQKSAIRTNVYEPGTYQVQCTEFCGAQHAHMRATIVVVDEETYQTWLVNHEGEDDVTNAPAVVD, from the coding sequence ATGGAGGGGCGTTACGTCCGTCTCGTTCGGTGGCTGATCGTCGCGACCGTTGGATCGGTCGCCATGACGATGCCCGTCGCCGCCCAGTCGGCCAACCGCGACCTCATCGACGGCCTCTACGTCCAGTTGCTGTACGTCGCGCTCCCGCTGACGCTGTTCGTCCTGGTCATCCTTTCGTACGCCGTCGTCCGGTTTCGGGACAACGAGGATCCCCGCCCGACCACTGAGGATCCGGCCCTCGAGATTACCTGGACGGTCGCGACAGCGGTCATCCTGCTGTTCGTCGGCGTCTCCTCGTATGCGGTGCTCGCCAGTCCGTACCTGTCGCCGGGCGTCCTCTCTGACGAGGATCTGGCCGGGACCGGCGACAATCCGGTCGAGGTCGCGGAGGACGACATGGTCGTCGAAATCGTGGCGTACCAGTGGGGCTGGCAGGCCACCTATCCGGAAGCGAACGTGACGACCCAGGACGTGATCGTCGTGCCTGCGGATCGTGACGTCGCGTTCGTCATGACCTCGAGGGACGTGATTCACAGCTTCGCCGTGCCCAGTCTGGGTCTTCGTCAGGACGTCTTCCCCGAACAGAAGAGCGCCATCCGAACGAACGTCTACGAACCCGGCACCTACCAGGTCCAGTGCACGGAGTTCTGTGGTGCCCAGCACGCTCACATGCGGGCGACGATCGTCGTCGTCGACGAAGAAACGTACCAGACGTGGCTCGTGAACCACGAGGGAGAAGACGACGTGACCAACGCACCGGCCGTCGTAGACTAA